A portion of the Cellulophaga algicola DSM 14237 genome contains these proteins:
- the truA gene encoding tRNA pseudouridine(38-40) synthase TruA, whose protein sequence is MQRIRYYYLVKLQFLGFRYSGWQKQPGQKTIEAMLVKTLKFILPDQKFKILGAGRTDAKVSALDAAFELYLDDTPIEVLEDFLALFNKNLPPDIRILSMTEVDESFNIIQNSKEKEYIYLFSFGEKSHPFCAPYLVTFLDNLDLDKMKTVAKYFEGTHNFKSYTARIQENTKVIRTVNSCGIIENKILEANFFPEKSYAFHVKGEGFMRYQIRMMMGVLVQVGKGELSEEEVLNSLKEENNMQLPFVAPGSGLILNQVDFHKLD, encoded by the coding sequence ATGCAAAGAATACGTTATTATTACCTTGTTAAGCTTCAATTTTTAGGTTTTAGATATAGTGGTTGGCAGAAACAGCCAGGGCAAAAAACGATAGAAGCAATGTTGGTGAAAACACTTAAATTTATTTTGCCTGATCAGAAGTTTAAAATTTTAGGGGCTGGGAGAACGGATGCTAAAGTGTCTGCTTTAGATGCGGCTTTTGAGTTGTATTTAGACGATACTCCAATAGAGGTACTTGAAGATTTTTTAGCATTGTTTAATAAAAATCTACCTCCAGATATACGCATTTTAAGTATGACGGAGGTTGATGAATCTTTTAACATTATTCAAAATAGTAAAGAAAAAGAATATATTTACTTGTTTTCATTTGGTGAAAAAAGTCACCCATTTTGCGCGCCTTATCTGGTTACTTTTTTAGATAATTTAGATCTTGATAAAATGAAAACTGTGGCCAAGTATTTTGAGGGAACACACAATTTTAAATCATATACGGCTAGAATTCAAGAGAATACAAAGGTTATTAGAACAGTTAATTCATGTGGGATAATTGAAAATAAAATTCTTGAAGCTAATTTTTTTCCCGAAAAAAGCTATGCTTTTCATGTAAAAGGAGAAGGTTTTATGCGGTATCAGATTAGAATGATGATGGGAGTTTTGGTACAAGTAGGAAAAGGAGAGCTATCAGAAGAAGAGGTATTAAATTCTTTAAAAGAAGAGAATAACATGCAATTACCTTTTGTAGCTCCGGGTTCTGGCTTAATTTTGAATCAAGTAGATTTTCATAAATTAGATTAA
- the corA gene encoding magnesium/cobalt transporter CorA, giving the protein MAIKKPKFKLRTKKPSKLHKTMGKAPGTVTYTGQREGGQSLLSVINYDENTFNIQEEIGLNEIDFHQKSPFTSWIDVVGLSDELFIDQLGKLFQINPLVLEDIANTQQRPKIDEYENYIFGVFKMLYLNENQEIVSEHLALILMESSVIVFQELKDDVFDGLRERIKTKSGRIRTRGSDYLFFALLDAVVDNYFVILEHVNHRIEVLEDEVYDNPTNDVVHRIQELKKDVLKVRRQIAPVKELVGRLLDSESSLITKDTKLFLRDVQDHCIEINESLQIYREMSMSLMEMYMSNMSNKMNEVMKVLTIMASIFIPLTFIAGVYGMNFDNMPELHYKHGYPIVWGIMVAMFLGMLIYFKRKKWL; this is encoded by the coding sequence ATGGCCATAAAAAAACCAAAGTTTAAATTGAGAACTAAAAAGCCTTCAAAGCTTCATAAAACGATGGGGAAAGCTCCGGGTACAGTAACTTATACTGGACAAAGAGAAGGAGGGCAGTCTCTATTGTCTGTGATTAATTATGATGAGAATACATTTAATATTCAAGAAGAAATAGGATTAAATGAAATCGATTTCCATCAAAAGTCACCATTTACCTCTTGGATTGATGTTGTAGGGCTTAGTGATGAGTTATTTATAGATCAATTAGGAAAGTTGTTCCAAATAAATCCACTGGTTTTAGAAGATATAGCTAATACCCAACAGCGACCAAAAATAGATGAATATGAAAATTATATTTTTGGCGTATTTAAAATGTTATATCTAAATGAAAATCAAGAAATAGTTAGTGAGCATTTAGCGCTTATTTTAATGGAATCTTCTGTAATTGTTTTTCAAGAATTGAAAGATGATGTGTTTGACGGGCTACGAGAACGGATTAAAACAAAATCTGGAAGAATACGGACTCGTGGATCAGATTACTTATTCTTTGCCTTATTAGATGCTGTAGTAGATAATTACTTTGTAATCCTAGAACATGTTAATCATAGAATTGAAGTTTTAGAGGACGAAGTATATGACAATCCTACTAATGATGTTGTACATAGAATACAAGAACTAAAGAAAGACGTGCTTAAGGTAAGGAGGCAGATAGCACCTGTTAAAGAGTTAGTAGGTAGGCTGTTGGATTCAGAAAGTTCATTGATTACAAAAGATACTAAGTTGTTTTTAAGAGATGTACAAGATCATTGTATTGAAATTAATGAAAGCCTTCAGATTTATAGAGAAATGTCTATGAGTTTAATGGAGATGTATATGAGTAACATGAGTAATAAAATGAATGAAGTCATGAAAGTATTAACAATCATGGCCTCAATATTTATTCCGCTTACATTTATTGCTGGCGTTTATGGTATGAATTTCGATAACATGCCAGAACTACATTATAAACATGGTTACCCAATAGTTTGGGGTATAATGGTTGCTATGTTTCTTGGTATGTTAATCTATTTTAAGCGTAAAAAATGGTTATAA
- the cysM gene encoding cysteine synthase CysM, whose translation MSHSIIDLIGNTPLVESRVVNTNPNVKLYFKLEGQNPGGSVKDRAALNMIKSALDRGDISTSTKLIEATSGNTGIALAMIANIYGLSIELVMPENATLERVQTMRAYGATVTLTSSSVGIEGARDYAEDKVKNDGFVMLNQFGNDDNWKAHYKSTGPEIWEDTHHKVTHFVSSMGTTGTIMGTSTYLKEQNKEIQIVGVQPTDNSSIPGIRKWPQEYLPKIFDASKVDSVLEVSQEEATQMTLRLAKEEGIFAGMSSGGAAAAAIRLANTLESGVIVSIICDRGDRYLSSGLFD comes from the coding sequence ATGTCTCATAGTATCATTGATTTAATAGGAAATACACCACTCGTAGAATCACGTGTAGTAAACACTAATCCTAACGTAAAGTTATATTTTAAATTAGAAGGGCAAAACCCTGGCGGAAGTGTTAAAGACAGAGCTGCATTAAATATGATTAAAAGTGCTCTTGATCGTGGAGACATTTCTACAAGCACAAAGCTAATTGAAGCTACTAGTGGTAATACTGGTATTGCCCTTGCTATGATTGCCAATATTTATGGATTAAGTATTGAATTAGTAATGCCTGAAAATGCTACGCTAGAACGTGTGCAAACGATGAGAGCATACGGAGCAACAGTAACGTTAACATCATCGAGTGTTGGTATTGAAGGTGCAAGAGATTATGCTGAAGATAAAGTAAAAAATGATGGCTTTGTGATGCTAAATCAATTTGGAAACGATGATAATTGGAAAGCACATTATAAATCTACTGGTCCAGAAATATGGGAAGATACCCATCATAAAGTAACTCATTTTGTTTCATCAATGGGTACCACTGGAACTATAATGGGTACTTCTACTTATTTAAAGGAACAAAATAAAGAGATTCAAATTGTAGGTGTGCAGCCTACTGACAATTCTAGCATTCCAGGCATTAGAAAATGGCCACAGGAATATTTACCTAAAATTTTCGATGCTTCAAAAGTTGATTCTGTTTTAGAAGTGAGTCAAGAAGAAGCTACGCAAATGACATTAAGGCTAGCTAAAGAAGAAGGTATTTTTGCAGGAATGAGTAGTGGCGGAGCCGCTGCCGCAGCCATACGATTAGCTAATACCTTAGAAAGTGGTGTAATTGTAAGTATTATCTGTGATAGAGGCGATCGTTATTTATCTTCTGGTTTGTTTGATTAA
- a CDS encoding acyl-CoA thioesterase — protein MRFHTRKWVKPEDLNANNTLFGGKLLAWIDEECALYSIIQLENKKVVTKYMSEINFMSTAEKGDIIEIGIEVVKFGKSSLTLNCEVRNKMTHETIVTVDNIIMVNLGEDGKSLSHNKTKIEYVKDRLAAQE, from the coding sequence ATGAGGTTTCATACAAGAAAATGGGTTAAACCAGAAGACTTAAATGCGAATAACACATTGTTTGGAGGAAAGCTTTTAGCTTGGATAGACGAGGAATGTGCATTATATAGTATCATTCAGTTAGAGAATAAGAAAGTAGTAACTAAGTACATGTCAGAAATCAATTTTATGAGTACTGCAGAGAAAGGTGATATTATCGAGATAGGGATAGAAGTAGTGAAGTTCGGAAAATCTTCCTTGACTCTAAATTGTGAGGTACGTAATAAAATGACGCATGAAACTATTGTAACAGTAGACAATATAATTATGGTTAATTTAGGAGAAGACGGTAAGTCGTTATCTCATAATAAAACAAAAATAGAATATGTAAAAGATAGATTAGCAGCACAAGAGTAA
- a CDS encoding response regulator, producing the protein MGAIKLLLADDDQLLASLLNFRLKKAGYEVQVCTDGKSVKKYLESERPDIIVSDIMMPYFSGLEITDYVRNELKLDVPIIILSSAGNEENVLSAFKLGANDFLAKPVSPAELLLRLKKELARI; encoded by the coding sequence ATGGGTGCTATAAAATTGCTTTTGGCAGATGATGACCAACTTCTAGCTTCTCTTTTAAACTTTCGTTTAAAAAAGGCAGGTTATGAGGTCCAAGTGTGTACAGATGGTAAAAGTGTAAAAAAGTATCTAGAATCAGAAAGGCCAGATATAATAGTATCAGATATTATGATGCCCTATTTCTCTGGTTTGGAAATTACAGATTACGTACGAAACGAATTGAAATTAGATGTGCCAATTATCATTCTATCTTCTGCAGGAAATGAAGAAAATGTGTTGAGTGCATTTAAATTGGGTGCTAATGATTTTTTAGCAAAACCTGTAAGTCCAGCCGAATTGCTCTTAAGGCTTAAAAAAGAGCTCGCAAGAATTTAA
- a CDS encoding DUF2461 domain-containing protein, which produces MANEILTNEVLKFLKKLEKNNNREWFDENKTVFKAYEKEVKELYGSILDGLRSTDEIEKLKMFRIYRDVRFSKDKTPYKIHFAGSFSRTGAKLRGGYYIRIKPGDSFIAAGFWDPNKEDLFRIRKELELDAAEFRAVIGESSFKKIWGDITGDELKTAPKGFDKAHSNIDLIRKKQFIFVRKFSDKEILSPDFIKNVTNSFIAIRPYFDLMSDILTTDLNGTSLLD; this is translated from the coding sequence ATGGCAAACGAAATACTAACAAATGAAGTCTTAAAATTTCTAAAAAAACTAGAAAAAAACAACAATAGAGAATGGTTTGATGAAAATAAAACTGTTTTTAAAGCATATGAAAAAGAGGTTAAAGAATTGTATGGTAGTATTTTAGATGGACTTAGGAGTACTGATGAAATAGAAAAGTTAAAGATGTTTAGAATTTACCGCGATGTTCGCTTTTCTAAAGATAAAACACCTTATAAAATACATTTTGCAGGATCATTTTCTAGAACAGGTGCAAAATTACGCGGTGGGTACTACATTCGTATAAAACCAGGAGATAGTTTTATTGCCGCAGGATTTTGGGATCCAAATAAAGAAGATTTATTTAGAATTAGAAAGGAATTAGAACTTGATGCAGCAGAGTTTAGAGCTGTAATAGGGGAGTCTTCATTTAAAAAAATCTGGGGAGATATAACAGGTGATGAATTAAAAACAGCGCCAAAAGGTTTTGATAAAGCGCATAGTAATATAGACTTAATACGTAAGAAACAATTTATTTTTGTTCGTAAATTTTCAGATAAAGAGATTTTATCGCCAGACTTTATTAAGAATGTTACCAATTCATTTATTGCTATTCGCCCGTATTTTGATTTAATGAGTGATATTCTTACGACAGACTTAAACGGAACGTCTCTTTTAGATTAA
- a CDS encoding M16 family metallopeptidase has translation MKNIIITLVFLQLAMSLHSQSKVEDVKNFTLTNGMKVVVLEDHSIPNANMYIFWKVGSRNEYPGITGLSHFFEHMMFNGSKKYGPKMFDRIMEASGGSNNAYTSEDVTVYTDWFPSSAMETIFDLEADRIADLALDPKMVESERGVVLSERSTGLENSNFRNISEEVKASAFSAHPYRWSVIGYESDIKNWTIEDLQAYFDTYYAPNNAVVVISGDVTLEKVEKMAKQYLEPIKAQPEPRKVHTVEPVQRGEKRVMVRKEVSTPNVLIAYHVPETQHEDHYALDVLSSILSKGKSSKLYSKLVNETQMATSVFAYMPESFDPNLFYFYGIANQEVSADALEKGILNVLEDVIANGVSEQELQKVKNQKLMEFYETLETIDGKSNTLGSYEVYFGDYKKMYEAPAAYEKVSVEDIKRVAKKYFVKSNRTVGVLQNNEPVTNGASK, from the coding sequence ATGAAAAATATAATAATAACCTTAGTTTTTTTGCAGCTTGCTATGTCACTGCATTCTCAAAGCAAAGTAGAGGACGTAAAAAACTTTACGCTAACAAATGGAATGAAGGTTGTGGTTTTAGAAGATCATAGCATTCCAAATGCTAATATGTATATTTTCTGGAAAGTAGGTTCTAGAAATGAATACCCTGGTATAACAGGGCTTTCTCATTTCTTTGAGCATATGATGTTCAATGGCTCAAAAAAATATGGTCCAAAAATGTTTGATAGAATAATGGAAGCCTCTGGGGGGAGTAATAACGCTTATACATCGGAAGATGTTACTGTTTATACAGATTGGTTCCCATCTAGCGCTATGGAGACAATTTTTGATTTGGAAGCAGATCGTATTGCAGATTTAGCTTTAGATCCTAAAATGGTAGAAAGTGAGCGCGGAGTAGTATTGAGTGAAAGAAGTACAGGTCTAGAAAATTCCAATTTTAGAAACATAAGTGAAGAAGTTAAAGCGTCTGCTTTTTCCGCGCATCCATACCGTTGGTCTGTAATCGGCTATGAATCCGATATAAAAAACTGGACCATTGAAGATTTGCAAGCCTATTTTGATACCTATTATGCGCCTAATAACGCGGTGGTAGTTATTTCTGGTGATGTAACCTTAGAAAAGGTTGAAAAGATGGCAAAGCAATATTTAGAGCCAATTAAAGCACAACCAGAACCAAGAAAAGTACATACTGTAGAACCTGTACAACGTGGAGAAAAACGTGTAATGGTTCGTAAGGAAGTAAGTACTCCTAATGTTCTTATTGCGTATCATGTGCCTGAAACGCAGCATGAGGATCATTATGCTTTAGATGTCTTAAGTTCTATATTGAGCAAGGGTAAGAGCAGTAAGTTGTATAGTAAATTGGTTAATGAAACTCAAATGGCAACAAGCGTATTTGCATATATGCCGGAGAGTTTTGATCCTAATCTATTTTATTTTTACGGAATAGCAAATCAAGAGGTGTCAGCAGATGCTTTAGAAAAAGGTATTTTAAATGTTTTAGAAGATGTTATTGCAAATGGTGTTTCTGAACAAGAACTACAAAAGGTAAAGAATCAGAAATTAATGGAGTTTTATGAAACGCTAGAAACTATTGATGGCAAAAGTAATACGTTAGGGAGTTACGAAGTTTATTTTGGGGATTATAAAAAAATGTATGAAGCTCCTGCTGCTTACGAAAAGGTAAGTGTGGAAGATATTAAAAGAGTGGCAAAAAAATATTTTGTAAAAAGCAATAGAACAGTAGGTGTATTGCAAAATAACGAACCAGTTACTAATGGAGCTTCTAAATAA
- the epsC gene encoding serine O-acetyltransferase EpsC — protein MDSESIISKINQHKTQPNLRFKLKEKVQLFTDKLFYTLFDIDTPVAENLIVLERLFDELVELGCWEIDKPCKKVWESYVVKLPEVLEKLNLDAQAFVNCDPASSSIEEVYMAYPGFYAIAIYRLAHELYVEGFPLVPRLMTEYAHRQTGVDINPGAQIGKSFFIDHGTGVVIGEAAIIMNDVRIYQGVTLGGLYVAKSLRKTKRHPTIENNVTIYANATILGGKTVIGANSIIGGNAFITSSVPPNSTVYHSSEIKIKTAPNVS, from the coding sequence ATGGATTCAGAGTCGATTATCAGCAAGATAAATCAGCATAAAACACAACCTAACCTAAGGTTTAAGTTAAAAGAGAAGGTACAACTGTTTACAGACAAACTATTCTATACGCTTTTTGATATAGATACTCCTGTAGCAGAAAACCTAATAGTATTAGAACGTCTTTTTGACGAACTTGTGGAATTGGGCTGCTGGGAGATTGATAAGCCCTGTAAAAAGGTCTGGGAGAGTTATGTGGTAAAACTACCTGAAGTTCTAGAAAAACTTAATCTAGATGCACAGGCATTTGTTAACTGCGACCCGGCTTCTTCATCTATTGAAGAAGTTTATATGGCGTACCCTGGTTTTTATGCTATTGCTATATATAGATTAGCACATGAATTATATGTAGAAGGCTTTCCTTTAGTACCAAGATTAATGACTGAATATGCACACAGACAAACTGGTGTAGATATTAATCCCGGTGCACAAATAGGTAAATCCTTCTTTATAGATCATGGAACTGGAGTGGTTATTGGAGAAGCTGCTATTATTATGAATGATGTTAGAATCTATCAAGGTGTAACATTAGGTGGTTTATATGTTGCTAAAAGTTTACGTAAAACAAAAAGACATCCAACGATAGAAAATAACGTTACTATCTATGCAAATGCTACTATATTAGGAGGGAAAACTGTAATTGGTGCTAATAGTATCATTGGCGGAAATGCTTTTATTACTTCATCTGTACCGCCAAACTCCACCGTGTATCATAGTTCAGAAATTAAAATAAAAACAGCTCCAAATGTCTCATAG
- a CDS encoding M16 family metallopeptidase, translating into MKHTFKTFLFTAFAFFLLTSIVAQEKFTLPEYTKVQLKNGLTVYLMEQHEVPLIQLTGVFPGGAIFDKKTKSGLANSTATALTLGSKNYTKAQIEEKVEFLGASISTRASLEYAYISSSFMKKDQKEILAIVKDVLLNPVFPKDELDKMMSRRLVEMDQKKESPRAVLGDYYNKFVFGDHPYGNPEEGIKATLETITKEDISAFYKEMYDPKTSAIAVVGDFDTKTMKRDIESLFGKWNSENSPAVNLSEIPKNNESRVLVVNKENATETTFYIGGPGVARNNPDYVGLEVINTILGGRFTSWLNDELRVNSGLTYGARSTFSHYKLGGSFIISTFTANETTEQTIDLALKTYKKLHEKGLDKETLLSAKNYVKGQFPPNYETNSALAGLLTDMFTYNFDEAYINTFSDQVDALTVEKAEKLIENYFPKDNLQFVLIGKASEIAEMAKKYGVVKQVEITADGY; encoded by the coding sequence ATGAAACATACTTTTAAAACATTCCTTTTTACAGCTTTTGCCTTTTTTTTACTAACGTCTATTGTGGCTCAGGAGAAGTTTACGCTTCCGGAGTATACTAAGGTTCAATTAAAAAATGGCCTAACAGTGTATTTGATGGAACAACACGAGGTGCCTTTAATTCAATTGACAGGTGTTTTCCCTGGGGGAGCTATTTTCGATAAGAAAACTAAAAGCGGACTTGCGAATAGTACAGCCACAGCATTAACTCTTGGGAGTAAAAACTATACTAAAGCTCAAATTGAAGAAAAAGTAGAATTTTTGGGAGCAAGTATTAGTACAAGGGCTTCCTTGGAATATGCTTACATATCTTCTTCTTTTATGAAGAAAGATCAAAAAGAAATACTAGCAATAGTTAAAGACGTTTTATTGAATCCTGTTTTTCCAAAAGACGAGTTAGATAAAATGATGAGTAGAAGGTTGGTTGAAATGGACCAAAAAAAGGAAAGTCCGAGAGCTGTTTTGGGTGATTATTACAATAAATTTGTTTTTGGAGACCATCCTTATGGGAATCCTGAAGAAGGTATTAAAGCTACTTTAGAGACAATCACCAAAGAAGATATTAGTGCTTTTTACAAGGAAATGTATGATCCTAAAACATCGGCAATTGCTGTAGTCGGAGATTTTGATACAAAAACCATGAAAAGAGACATAGAATCACTTTTTGGTAAATGGAACTCTGAGAATTCTCCGGCTGTGAATTTATCAGAAATTCCTAAAAATAATGAATCACGCGTTTTAGTGGTAAATAAAGAAAATGCAACGGAAACTACATTTTATATTGGCGGACCAGGAGTTGCAAGAAATAATCCCGATTATGTAGGCTTAGAAGTTATAAACACTATTCTTGGAGGTAGATTTACTTCTTGGTTAAATGATGAGCTACGCGTAAATTCTGGACTTACCTATGGTGCTAGAAGTACTTTTTCTCATTATAAATTGGGAGGTTCCTTTATTATTAGCACGTTTACAGCTAATGAAACCACGGAGCAAACCATAGACTTAGCTTTAAAAACATACAAAAAGCTACACGAGAAAGGTTTAGATAAAGAAACTTTGTTATCCGCTAAAAACTATGTAAAAGGCCAGTTTCCTCCAAATTATGAGACCAATAGCGCTTTAGCGGGCTTACTAACGGATATGTTTACATATAATTTTGATGAAGCTTATATCAACACCTTTAGTGATCAAGTAGATGCTTTAACTGTTGAGAAAGCAGAGAAGTTAATTGAAAATTATTTTCCGAAAGACAACTTGCAATTTGTCTTGATAGGAAAAGCATCCGAAATAGCAGAAATGGCTAAAAAGTATGGAGTTGTAAAACAGGTTGAAATTACTGCAGACGGTTATTAG
- a CDS encoding ATP-binding protein, producing the protein MKSNELLSYISDLESKLSSFSFEELTSDEAVRLKNSFESFKEKIEAKTEQTVTSETPRKVRSLNKTFKKTNKTAPTSNDEQLIARVSHEIRTPLNGIIGFTELLSESTLTEGQTTHVQAIKGASNTLLNLINELLDYSKLTSGTAYFESVDFNFNNIVNDVCYLCQTLIVNPKVAFNVSFSDGIPKNLIGDPSKLSQVLLNLIGNAIKFVEAGSIDLVIDVVKKNKDNVELSFSVIDTGIGIAEDKLTSIFDYYNQASEDTQKHYGGTGLGLSIVRHIVESLNGHISVKSELGVGTTFNFMLPYQIGQAKDLVSNVLVDEEILKQEKQVKKLNILVFEDNTMNQKLIQNRLNNWGCSNFITDDLNEGIAILEHYKIDIILMDLRMPVTSGYVVANVIREHKNERIKSLPIIALTADFSIKDKNLCAINGINDYLLKPFEARGLLQKIITNTNKLNRIEQMKSPQVISKINFTEPSNVNLFGVIEDCLGDVEMLEELVQLFKQNIVEFIGKTKLDLKHSNIKGVQFNTHKIKAGLKIMKTDGLLRIVEQMHKVCIEDQDFKYLNFLFDCFVKEYPLLEKEIDTIIISYKNSN; encoded by the coding sequence TTGAAATCTAACGAATTACTTTCGTATATATCGGACTTAGAGTCAAAACTAAGTAGTTTTTCATTTGAAGAACTCACTTCAGATGAGGCTGTTAGATTAAAAAATTCTTTCGAATCTTTTAAAGAAAAAATTGAAGCTAAAACGGAGCAAACAGTCACTTCAGAAACGCCAAGAAAAGTTAGATCTTTAAATAAAACCTTTAAAAAGACGAATAAAACTGCTCCAACATCAAATGATGAACAACTTATAGCTAGAGTTAGTCATGAAATTAGAACTCCGCTTAATGGAATTATTGGTTTTACAGAATTATTGTCAGAGAGTACTTTAACAGAAGGGCAGACCACACATGTGCAAGCAATTAAAGGAGCTTCTAATACATTGTTAAATCTCATCAATGAACTTTTAGACTATTCTAAATTAACATCAGGAACAGCCTATTTTGAGTCTGTGGACTTCAATTTTAATAACATCGTAAATGATGTTTGTTATTTATGTCAAACGCTTATTGTGAACCCTAAAGTTGCATTTAATGTTTCTTTTTCAGACGGCATACCAAAAAACTTAATTGGAGATCCTTCAAAATTATCTCAAGTACTTTTAAACCTTATAGGTAATGCTATAAAATTTGTAGAAGCAGGCAGCATTGATTTAGTTATTGACGTGGTGAAGAAAAATAAAGATAATGTGGAACTTAGCTTTTCAGTAATAGATACAGGTATTGGTATTGCAGAAGATAAATTGACCTCTATTTTTGATTATTACAATCAAGCATCAGAAGATACGCAAAAGCATTACGGAGGAACCGGATTAGGGTTGAGCATTGTAAGGCATATTGTAGAATCTTTAAACGGTCATATTTCGGTTAAAAGTGAGTTAGGCGTAGGAACAACTTTTAATTTTATGCTTCCATATCAAATAGGACAAGCTAAAGATCTTGTTTCTAATGTATTAGTAGATGAAGAAATTCTCAAACAAGAAAAGCAGGTAAAAAAACTCAATATTCTTGTTTTTGAAGATAATACGATGAATCAAAAACTAATTCAGAACCGCCTTAACAATTGGGGTTGTTCTAATTTTATTACTGATGATTTAAATGAGGGTATTGCAATTTTAGAACACTATAAGATAGATATTATTTTAATGGATCTGCGTATGCCGGTAACGAGTGGTTATGTGGTTGCAAATGTTATACGCGAACATAAAAATGAGCGAATTAAAAGTTTGCCAATAATAGCACTAACAGCAGATTTTTCTATTAAAGACAAAAATTTATGTGCCATAAATGGCATTAATGATTATTTATTAAAGCCTTTTGAAGCAAGGGGTTTATTACAAAAAATTATAACAAATACGAATAAGTTAAACAGAATTGAACAGATGAAATCCCCCCAAGTAATTTCAAAAATCAATTTTACAGAACCTAGTAATGTCAATCTATTTGGCGTTATAGAAGATTGTTTAGGTGATGTAGAAATGTTAGAAGAATTAGTGCAATTATTTAAACAAAATATTGTTGAATTTATAGGCAAAACAAAATTAGATCTAAAACATTCCAATATTAAAGGAGTACAATTTAATACGCATAAAATAAAAGCGGGATTAAAAATTATGAAAACAGATGGGCTCTTGCGTATTGTGGAGCAAATGCATAAAGTGTGTATAGAAGACCAAGATTTTAAATATTTAAACTTTCTATTTGATTGTTTTGTAAAAGAATATCCACTCCTTGAAAAGGAAATAGATACCATTATTATCAGCTATAAAAATAGTAATTAA